The Chitinivibrionales bacterium genome includes the window TTCCTGATGCAAGCAATAATGCATTAAGTTCTCTTGTGAAAATTATAAAAAAGACTATCAGGACCGTCGATATTCTTGCCCGGTATTCTGAAGAAAAATTTGTTGTCATATTGCCCAACACCAATAAACGGGAGGCACAGGAGTTGGCAGACCGATTATGCAAGGATATCCAGGACCGGTCCAGTCGAATAGCCAGTATAACAGGAAAGGTTAAAGTAACCGCGTCGGTAGGGCAATGCGCTCCGGAAGATAAATCGGTAGAATTTATGAAACGACTCGATAACATGTTGAAACGGGGGATAAAACAAGGACAGGATCAAGTATATGTGCCCTAAATTATTGCCCTATACTTTCCTTTTTTATCACTTCTTAATTATATTAATTTAAGTGGCACATTATAAATAAAGGGGTTGTGCATTAATGGATATTGGTGGAAGAGAATTAAACGATTATCATATCATTGATGTGGTCGGCAAGATTGACCGCTTAAAGGATTCAATTGTGCTGAAATCGTATATTAATACGCTTCTTGAAAAAAACGTTTCTCACATTGCTCTTAACCTCGGTCAGGTAACTTACCTTGATAGTGGTGCCCTGAACGTTCTAATCTATTGCCACAACGCACTCAAGAAAAAAGGGAAGAATTTTGTGCTTATCGAACCCAACGAATATGTACGTGATGTGCTTGAAGTTGTTGGGCTGGATAAGCTTGTTAAGATTTATT containing:
- a CDS encoding anti-sigma factor antagonist (This anti-anti-sigma factor, or anti-sigma factor antagonist, belongs to a family that includes characterized members SpoIIAA, RsbV, RsfA, and RsfB.) gives rise to the protein MDIGGRELNDYHIIDVVGKIDRLKDSIVLKSYINTLLEKNVSHIALNLGQVTYLDSGALNVLIYCHNALKKKGKNFVLIEPNEYVRDVLEVVGLDKLVKIYSKEEEFENDTKGS